A part of Gemmatimonas groenlandica genomic DNA contains:
- a CDS encoding protein kinase domain-containing protein: MVDDRGEAAVVADLDEEYEILAELGRGGSAVVYRARDRALGRDVAIKVVRGRPDGLDAELIARLGREARMVAQLQHPQIVSVHAVKRLPDGLALIMQWVPGRTLKQTILEEGPLAPARAEALLRDIASALAYAHAHGVIHRDVKPENIFLDAVSGRALLSDFGIAFSREFDSRLTMTGTAIGTPTYMAPEQIDGAAADARSDVYSLGLVAWEMLTGHRPWEGDSLYNVMYRQKNEALRPIDDVRSDVPERLQYLIERALQKRPGARWAGADGLLAQLQGSVLPPDWVHWRVAHQRRQEVRAAEREARRRAPHDGAAAAHGAAPVGLFAAALQTIRFRRPESGAEPFTPTSNSERSIALVESSALAAPAVINTGAANTNSGANVANDDQPTWMQGGNDEVDIVSPSRGRRWVALGVAVVALLALIGAWRVLGTPAEIGRSDSASISTLSDVAARELPVGLPIAPPVGDSSSDSSSDSLSATLDVAPDDSVSNAVVPPPAPTNVLPRARPIEPTLPGPVLAGAPPVAPVPVEPSLRATSDPGIVAAGGRHSCVVHDARLTCWGANDDGQLGSGGFDDASFPGSVRGEFQFTQVSSGLSHTCALAREGDVYCWGSDAFGQLGDATRTSRSAPVRVASNLLFMAIRAGRDHSCALTTDGVVVCWGSNARGQLGDGTTIARATPTAAATSLRFIAATAGWQHSCGLTRDGAAICWGDNASGQLGDGTVVSRATPLPVTSAMRFTSIAAGSNQTCAISTLGSLWCWGRDGAGSSPGTPRTEPTRVASAAAFTSVVAGTVHVCARSTSGEAWCMGRNGYGQLGDGTTVDRNVPVKVLAPLPFTSLSANGAHTCGVLTSGETMCWGYNIDGQLGDGTRNNQPRPVRVGTPR, encoded by the coding sequence ATGGTGGACGATCGCGGCGAAGCGGCGGTCGTCGCCGATCTCGATGAGGAGTACGAGATTCTCGCCGAGTTGGGACGCGGCGGTAGTGCGGTCGTGTATCGCGCCCGGGATCGCGCGCTCGGCCGCGATGTGGCCATCAAAGTGGTACGTGGGCGACCCGATGGACTCGACGCCGAGCTGATCGCGCGATTGGGCCGCGAGGCGCGAATGGTCGCACAGTTGCAGCATCCGCAGATCGTGTCGGTGCATGCGGTGAAGCGGCTGCCGGATGGACTCGCCTTGATCATGCAGTGGGTACCGGGGCGTACCCTCAAGCAGACGATTCTCGAGGAAGGGCCGCTTGCGCCCGCGCGTGCAGAAGCGTTGCTGCGCGACATTGCCTCGGCGCTCGCGTACGCGCACGCGCATGGCGTGATCCATCGCGATGTGAAGCCGGAGAATATCTTTCTCGATGCCGTGAGCGGGCGGGCGCTGCTGAGTGACTTCGGCATTGCGTTCTCGCGCGAGTTCGACTCACGACTCACGATGACGGGCACCGCGATCGGCACGCCAACGTACATGGCGCCCGAGCAAATCGATGGAGCGGCGGCCGACGCGCGCTCCGATGTGTACAGCCTCGGACTGGTCGCCTGGGAAATGCTGACCGGACATCGTCCGTGGGAAGGCGATTCGCTGTACAACGTCATGTATCGGCAGAAGAACGAAGCGTTGCGTCCGATCGATGACGTGCGCTCCGACGTGCCGGAGCGGCTGCAGTATCTCATCGAACGGGCCCTGCAGAAGCGTCCGGGAGCGCGCTGGGCGGGCGCGGATGGTCTGCTGGCCCAGCTCCAAGGGAGTGTGCTTCCCCCGGATTGGGTGCACTGGCGGGTCGCGCATCAGCGCCGACAGGAAGTGCGCGCCGCGGAACGCGAAGCGCGTCGACGTGCGCCGCACGATGGAGCCGCTGCCGCTCACGGCGCGGCGCCCGTTGGTCTCTTCGCCGCGGCGCTGCAGACGATCCGCTTTCGGCGACCGGAGTCGGGCGCGGAGCCTTTCACCCCGACATCCAACAGCGAGCGCTCCATCGCGCTGGTCGAGAGTTCCGCACTCGCGGCACCCGCTGTGATCAACACGGGCGCGGCCAACACCAACAGTGGCGCGAACGTCGCAAACGACGATCAGCCTACGTGGATGCAAGGCGGGAATGACGAGGTGGATATCGTGTCGCCGTCGCGCGGACGTCGTTGGGTGGCGCTCGGCGTTGCCGTGGTTGCGCTGCTGGCGTTGATCGGCGCGTGGCGCGTGCTCGGCACGCCCGCCGAGATCGGCCGGTCCGACAGCGCGTCCATCTCCACGCTCTCCGACGTTGCCGCTCGGGAGTTGCCAGTCGGACTGCCGATCGCACCACCCGTCGGCGACTCCTCCAGCGACTCCTCCAGCGACAGTCTTTCTGCCACGCTCGATGTCGCGCCGGATGATAGTGTGTCGAACGCTGTCGTGCCGCCGCCCGCGCCGACCAACGTGTTGCCACGCGCACGACCGATTGAGCCGACGCTTCCGGGGCCCGTGCTCGCCGGTGCCCCGCCGGTTGCTCCCGTGCCTGTTGAGCCTTCGCTGCGAGCGACGTCCGATCCCGGCATTGTCGCCGCCGGTGGCCGTCATTCATGCGTGGTGCACGACGCGCGACTCACCTGTTGGGGTGCGAATGACGATGGGCAGTTGGGCAGCGGCGGTTTCGACGACGCGTCGTTTCCCGGCTCGGTTCGTGGCGAGTTCCAGTTTACACAAGTCTCTTCCGGTCTCTCGCATACCTGCGCGTTGGCGCGTGAAGGTGACGTGTATTGTTGGGGCAGTGATGCCTTTGGACAGTTGGGAGATGCCACGCGCACCTCGCGCAGTGCACCCGTTCGCGTTGCGTCGAATCTGCTGTTCATGGCGATTCGTGCAGGTCGTGATCACAGCTGTGCGCTGACCACTGACGGCGTCGTGGTCTGCTGGGGCAGCAATGCGCGTGGACAGCTCGGCGACGGCACCACGATCGCGCGCGCCACGCCGACGGCGGCCGCCACGTCGTTGCGATTCATCGCGGCGACGGCAGGATGGCAACACAGTTGTGGTCTCACGCGCGATGGCGCTGCGATCTGCTGGGGCGACAACGCGAGCGGGCAGTTGGGTGACGGCACCGTTGTGTCCCGGGCAACACCCTTGCCGGTAACGAGCGCCATGCGATTCACCAGCATCGCCGCCGGCAGCAATCAAACGTGCGCGATCTCCACCCTAGGCTCGCTCTGGTGTTGGGGACGCGACGGCGCGGGCAGCTCGCCTGGAACGCCACGCACGGAGCCAACCCGCGTCGCGTCAGCGGCCGCCTTCACATCAGTGGTCGCCGGTACGGTGCATGTCTGCGCGCGATCGACGTCGGGAGAGGCCTGGTGCATGGGCCGCAATGGATACGGACAACTCGGCGATGGCACAACCGTCGATCGAAACGTCCCCGTCAAAGTGCTCGCACCGTTGCCGTTCACGTCGCTCAGCGCCAACGGGGCGCATACCTGCGGCGTGCTCACGAGCGGTGAAACGATGTGCTGGGGATACAACATCGACGGACAACTCGGCGATGGCACCCGAAACAATCAGCCGCGGCCGGTCCGCGTAGGAACTCCGCGATGA
- a CDS encoding glutamate--tRNA ligase family protein: protein MAWRTRFAPAPTGYLHLGHVVNALHVWGLARAFGGEVLLRIEDHDRTRCRDEYEDALLDDLDWLGFAPDIGSTDSFRAARHDRAHAPRHTQRQSDNDARYAAALAALTACGLTYTCTCTRRDIARHAPRAPGEEPRYPGTCRDAHHADSESLARRARMADGDVPFDDGRLGPVQQSPAAQCGDVLVRDRHGQWTYQFAVVVDDMAHDIDVVIRGEDLLASTGRQLRLAAMLERQRPLSWWHHPLLVHPDGSKLSKANHDTSIRERRAAGAHAAGLLGEAAFLSGLLPAARDLSIDELPALFQSGVNAFSVS from the coding sequence GTGGCCTGGCGCACACGCTTCGCGCCGGCACCGACCGGGTACCTGCATCTCGGGCATGTCGTCAACGCGCTCCACGTGTGGGGCCTGGCGCGCGCCTTCGGTGGCGAGGTGCTGCTGCGCATCGAAGATCACGATCGCACACGCTGCCGTGACGAATACGAAGACGCGCTGCTCGATGATCTCGACTGGCTCGGCTTCGCCCCTGACATCGGCAGCACCGACAGCTTTCGCGCGGCCCGGCACGATCGCGCGCACGCGCCGCGTCATACCCAGCGTCAGTCGGATAATGACGCACGCTATGCGGCAGCGCTGGCCGCACTCACCGCGTGCGGACTCACCTATACATGTACGTGCACGAGACGCGACATCGCGCGTCATGCGCCGCGGGCGCCGGGCGAAGAGCCGCGCTATCCAGGCACGTGCCGTGACGCGCATCATGCCGACTCGGAATCGCTGGCGAGACGGGCACGTATGGCCGACGGCGATGTGCCGTTCGACGATGGGCGTCTTGGCCCGGTGCAGCAGTCGCCGGCGGCGCAGTGCGGCGACGTGCTCGTGCGTGATCGGCACGGCCAGTGGACCTATCAGTTCGCGGTGGTCGTCGACGACATGGCGCACGATATCGATGTCGTGATTCGCGGCGAAGATCTGCTCGCCAGCACGGGCCGGCAGCTGCGTCTCGCGGCGATGCTCGAACGCCAGCGGCCCCTGTCGTGGTGGCACCATCCGCTGCTCGTGCATCCCGACGGCAGTAAGCTCAGCAAGGCGAATCACGACACGTCGATTCGTGAGCGCCGCGCCGCCGGCGCACACGCGGCGGGACTGCTTGGAGAGGCGGCGTTCCTCTCGGGATTGTTGCCGGCAGCACGTGATCTCTCGATCGACGAACTGCCGGCGTTGTTTCAATCGGGTGTGAACGCGTTCAGCGTGTCGTGA
- the gspG gene encoding type II secretion system major pseudopilin GspG, with product MTAISSRRAFTLIEVLVVIVVIAVLATFVAPSLFRNVNDARVATAKAQIESFGTALDAYRLDNGRYPTTTQGLAALWQKPVIDPPSGWTEPYLRKPVPDDPWGRPYLYVAPGKVNPGSYDLLTYGADGQPGGEGDKADVTSWK from the coding sequence ATGACCGCGATCTCCTCCCGGCGCGCCTTTACGCTGATCGAAGTGCTGGTGGTGATCGTCGTGATCGCCGTACTCGCCACCTTCGTGGCCCCAAGTCTCTTCCGCAATGTGAACGACGCCCGTGTGGCGACGGCCAAGGCGCAGATTGAGAGCTTCGGCACCGCGCTCGACGCCTATCGTCTCGACAACGGCCGTTATCCGACCACCACGCAGGGGCTCGCGGCGTTGTGGCAGAAGCCGGTCATTGATCCGCCGAGTGGATGGACCGAACCGTATCTGCGGAAGCCCGTCCCTGACGATCCGTGGGGGCGTCCGTACCTGTACGTGGCGCCCGGTAAAGTGAATCCCGGCAGCTACGACCTGCTGACGTACGGCGCCGACGGTCAGCCGGGCGGTGAAGGCGACAAGGCCGACGTGACCAGCTGGAAGTAG
- a CDS encoding beta strand repeat-containing protein — protein sequence MPRALHDVHHLLRALLVTAMCVTVVACGGESSTKPASGSISSITLSPQTLTLGVGSSVALDVALLDAEGQPTSPRTIFWSSSDVTIARVSASGLVTALAPGAAQISATAEGKSAVANVAVAPTAVTSVQLSSVELRLTTGQRVQLSASARDASGAALSGRVVTWTVGDASIAVVDSTGAVTALAPGGTTVTATSEGRTATAAVFVTSVPVATVALTPSSTSIVEGQTTQLRAETRSSSGAVLSGRTITWASSNASVASVSSSGLVTGVSTGTTIITASSEGRSGSASVTITARPVNAIVVSPSQLSLIAGQMVALTVQVTDAQGNLLSGRPVTYRSESVGVASVSTGGTVTAVAPGTTSITVTSEGRSASVSVVVSAVPIASIRVSPSLATLTVGEDTALIATPLDASGAALAGRAIAWSSGSPSVATVSTTGVVTAVGVGSVIILAQAEGRTGSATITVNAPPIASVTVAPSTVSVDVGGTVDLAATVRDATGATVFGRAVLWSSSAPSVATVSSTGRVTAVSAGVSTITGTVDGKSGTAQITVSPTPIGTVTVAPTSSTLAIGGTVDFVATVRDVNGVVVTGRTITWTSSATAVATVSSTGRVTAASAGTSTITATVDGKSGTAQITVTPTPVGTVTVAPTSSSLAIGGTVDLVATVRDVNGAVVAGRSITWTSSATAVATVSSTGRVTAASAGTSTITATVDGKSGTAQITVTPTPVGTVTVAPTSSSLAIGGTVDLVATVRDVNGAVVAGRSITWTSSATTVATVSSTGRVTAASAGTSTITATVDGRSGTAQITVTPTPVGTVTVAATSSTLAIGGTADLVATVRDVNGVVVTGRTITWTSSATAVATVSSTGRVTAASAGTSTITATVDGRSGTAQITVTPTPIGTVTVAPASSTLDVGGTVDLVATVRDVNGAVVTGRTITWSSSAVAVAAVSSAGRVTALLPGTATVTASVDGKSGTAQVVVSTPVVQTVGRVTVSPSSATIKSTGPSNRTVQLDAVVYADSASGGSVLTNALVVWSSSAPLIASVSPTGVVTALSEGTATITATSGPKGGTSAITVVRR from the coding sequence ATGCCGCGTGCCCTACACGACGTGCATCACTTGCTTCGTGCGCTGCTGGTCACAGCCATGTGCGTGACCGTGGTGGCCTGCGGCGGCGAATCGTCCACGAAACCGGCCTCGGGGTCGATCAGTTCGATCACGCTCTCGCCACAAACCCTTACGCTTGGTGTGGGCAGCAGTGTCGCGCTCGATGTCGCGTTGTTGGACGCCGAGGGTCAGCCCACGAGCCCGCGCACCATCTTTTGGTCCAGCAGCGATGTGACGATCGCGCGGGTGTCGGCCTCGGGATTGGTCACGGCGCTGGCGCCGGGTGCAGCGCAGATATCTGCGACCGCAGAGGGGAAGAGCGCGGTGGCGAATGTCGCGGTCGCTCCCACCGCGGTGACCAGTGTTCAGCTCTCAAGCGTTGAGCTACGGCTCACCACCGGCCAGCGCGTGCAGCTTTCCGCCAGCGCCCGCGACGCGTCGGGCGCGGCCTTGAGTGGACGCGTGGTCACCTGGACCGTTGGTGACGCCAGCATCGCGGTGGTGGATAGCACCGGCGCCGTCACGGCGCTCGCGCCCGGAGGCACGACCGTGACGGCCACCAGCGAAGGGCGGACAGCCACCGCGGCGGTCTTCGTGACGTCGGTACCGGTCGCCACCGTTGCGCTCACGCCATCCAGTACCTCGATCGTGGAAGGGCAAACCACGCAGTTGCGCGCGGAAACGCGCTCTTCGTCCGGCGCTGTGCTGTCTGGACGCACGATTACGTGGGCGTCGTCGAACGCGTCGGTCGCCAGTGTGTCGTCGTCCGGCCTGGTGACGGGCGTCTCCACGGGGACGACCATCATCACCGCCTCGAGTGAGGGCCGTTCAGGCAGCGCGTCGGTCACGATCACCGCGCGCCCAGTAAATGCGATTGTCGTGTCGCCGTCGCAGCTGTCGCTGATTGCCGGCCAGATGGTAGCGCTGACGGTGCAGGTCACCGACGCACAGGGCAACCTGTTGAGCGGACGACCAGTGACTTATCGCTCCGAGAGCGTCGGGGTTGCGTCGGTGTCGACGGGTGGTACCGTGACCGCCGTCGCACCAGGCACCACGTCGATTACTGTGACGAGCGAGGGGCGCAGTGCGAGCGTGAGCGTCGTGGTCTCGGCGGTTCCTATCGCCAGCATTCGCGTGTCGCCCAGTCTGGCGACGCTGACGGTCGGCGAAGACACCGCGCTGATCGCCACGCCACTGGACGCGTCGGGCGCTGCACTCGCGGGTCGCGCCATCGCGTGGAGTAGCGGATCACCGAGCGTGGCAACGGTCTCGACGACGGGTGTCGTCACCGCCGTCGGCGTCGGCAGCGTGATCATTCTCGCCCAAGCGGAGGGCCGAACCGGCTCGGCAACCATCACCGTAAACGCACCGCCCATTGCTTCGGTCACGGTTGCTCCGTCGACGGTTTCCGTTGATGTGGGAGGCACCGTCGATCTCGCCGCCACGGTACGAGACGCGACGGGAGCCACCGTATTTGGTCGCGCTGTGCTCTGGAGTTCGAGCGCGCCGTCGGTGGCGACGGTGTCGAGCACGGGAAGGGTGACCGCCGTGTCGGCTGGCGTAAGCACCATCACGGGCACGGTCGACGGCAAGTCGGGCACGGCACAGATCACGGTATCGCCCACGCCGATCGGCACGGTGACGGTCGCGCCCACCAGTAGTACGTTGGCGATTGGCGGCACTGTGGATTTCGTCGCGACCGTACGCGATGTGAATGGCGTGGTGGTCACGGGGCGGACGATTACGTGGACGTCGAGCGCGACAGCCGTGGCGACGGTGTCGAGCACGGGACGCGTGACCGCGGCGTCGGCCGGCACGAGCACCATCACCGCGACGGTCGACGGCAAGTCGGGCACGGCACAGATCACGGTGACGCCGACGCCGGTCGGCACAGTGACCGTCGCACCGACCAGCAGCTCACTGGCGATTGGCGGCACCGTCGATCTCGTCGCCACGGTTCGCGATGTGAACGGCGCCGTCGTGGCCGGGCGGAGCATTACGTGGACGTCGAGCGCGACAGCCGTGGCGACGGTGTCGAGCACGGGACGTGTGACCGCCGCGTCGGCCGGCACGAGCACCATCACCGCGACGGTCGACGGCAAGTCGGGCACGGCACAGATCACGGTGACGCCGACGCCGGTCGGCACAGTGACCGTCGCACCGACCAGCAGCTCACTGGCGATTGGCGGCACCGTCGATCTCGTCGCCACGGTTCGCGATGTGAACGGCGCTGTCGTGGCCGGGCGGAGCATTACGTGGACGTCGAGCGCGACAACCGTGGCGACGGTGTCGAGCACGGGACGTGTGACCGCCGCGTCGGCCGGCACGAGCACCATCACCGCGACGGTCGACGGCAGGTCGGGCACGGCACAGATCACGGTGACGCCGACGCCGGTCGGCACAGTGACCGTCGCAGCGACCAGTAGTACGTTGGCGATTGGCGGCACCGCGGATCTCGTCGCGACCGTACGCGATGTGAATGGCGTGGTGGTCACGGGGCGGACGATTACGTGGACGTCGAGCGCGACAGCCGTGGCGACGGTGTCGAGCACGGGACGTGTGACCGCCGCGTCGGCCGGCACGAGCACCATCACCGCGACGGTCGACGGCAGGTCGGGCACGGCACAGATCACGGTGACGCCTACGCCGATCGGCACGGTGACCGTGGCACCCGCCAGCAGCACGCTCGATGTCGGTGGCACCGTCGATCTCGTCGCCACGGTTCGTGATGTGAATGGCGCGGTGGTCACGGGACGTACTATCACCTGGAGTTCGAGTGCCGTCGCGGTCGCCGCGGTATCGAGCGCCGGACGTGTCACTGCGCTCCTGCCGGGGACGGCTACCGTCACCGCCTCGGTGGATGGCAAGTCGGGAACGGCCCAAGTCGTCGTCTCCACTCCGGTTGTGCAAACGGTTGGGCGAGTGACGGTGAGTCCGTCGTCGGCGACGATCAAATCGACGGGGCCGTCGAATCGTACGGTGCAACTCGATGCGGTCGTCTACGCCGATAGCGCGAGTGGAGGCAGCGTCCTGACGAATGCGCTCGTCGTCTGGAGCAGCAGCGCGCCCCTGATTGCCTCGGTGAGTCCCACGGGGGTGGTCACCGCGCTTTCCGAGGGCACGGCAACCATCACTGCCACCAGTGGCCCCAAGGGCGGTACCTCCGCGATCACGGTGGTGAGGCGATGA
- a CDS encoding tetratricopeptide repeat protein: protein MSAPHVRPLLTLILIAGCIAQPVRAQPITLSLKRTFAANEVAGCQPTVSAIGALPRDAAEARRVFASGQELALQGDPKGAGVAFARASALDPTDDRIAYAFARALEEANDSTSALREYCRALRLSPAGRDAADVRARVAKLTPRASADALFRARERFGMGVVAFDARRNEEARRAFDDAARAIPTEADALFNRSIAELQLGDRSAARRDLTAYLARRPDAMDRALVQRSIDALGRPQHSAGAAFTSGLIPGMGQFYTRRPAQGLAVLALVGGAAYASLHTANRNVTVPYVDPNGVPAPYITLVKERPYRTAALATAAGITLAAALEAAWFAKRGPAQFIIAPGGKGAGLAVRF, encoded by the coding sequence ATGAGCGCGCCACACGTGCGACCGTTGCTGACCCTGATACTGATCGCTGGGTGCATCGCACAGCCGGTTCGTGCTCAGCCGATTACCCTCTCGCTCAAACGCACGTTCGCCGCAAACGAGGTTGCAGGGTGCCAACCGACGGTGAGTGCGATCGGCGCGTTGCCACGCGACGCGGCGGAAGCGCGACGCGTGTTCGCGTCGGGACAGGAGCTGGCGTTGCAGGGCGATCCGAAAGGGGCCGGGGTCGCCTTCGCGCGTGCGTCCGCGCTCGATCCCACCGACGATCGCATCGCGTACGCCTTTGCGCGCGCGCTGGAGGAAGCCAACGACAGCACGTCGGCGCTGCGTGAGTATTGTCGGGCCCTTCGCCTCTCGCCCGCCGGCCGTGACGCGGCCGACGTTCGCGCCCGCGTCGCGAAACTGACGCCGCGTGCATCGGCCGATGCACTCTTCCGCGCGCGTGAGCGCTTCGGGATGGGCGTGGTAGCCTTCGATGCGCGTCGCAACGAGGAGGCTCGCCGCGCGTTCGACGACGCCGCCCGTGCCATTCCTACGGAGGCCGACGCTCTATTCAATCGCTCGATCGCCGAGCTTCAACTCGGTGACCGGTCGGCCGCGCGTCGTGATTTGACCGCATATCTCGCGCGCCGTCCCGATGCCATGGATCGGGCCTTGGTACAACGGTCCATCGACGCACTCGGCCGACCGCAGCATTCTGCCGGTGCTGCCTTCACCAGCGGGCTCATTCCAGGAATGGGACAGTTCTACACACGCCGTCCGGCGCAGGGCCTCGCGGTGCTCGCGCTGGTGGGCGGGGCCGCCTACGCTTCATTGCACACGGCCAACCGCAACGTGACGGTGCCGTATGTCGATCCCAACGGCGTACCTGCGCCCTACATCACGCTCGTGAAGGAGCGCCCGTACCGGACGGCGGCGCTGGCGACCGCGGCAGGGATCACGCTCGCTGCTGCCCTCGAAGCCGCCTGGTTTGCCAAGCGCGGGCCCGCGCAGTTCATCATCGCCCCAGGCGGCAAAGGAGCCGGTCTCGCGGTTCGATTCTAA